A single region of the Gemmatimonas sp. UBA7669 genome encodes:
- a CDS encoding DUF5916 domain-containing protein, with protein sequence MRFVALLLQIASANTAPATPPVDAAGAMPIPIMVGLTPRDPDKAIRAPRIDGRADDDTWLSATPITAFRQWEPTEDGDPSFRTEARIAYDTRNLYVLVRAYDPHPDSLLSVLQRRDGMALSDDVIIGIDSYNDKRTGYMFRLTPAGTMSDGYMFNDGNEDWGWNAVWEGAAQIDSLGWTAEYRIPLSQLRYVPQGDNTFGLLVMRRIARRGERISWPLFRRSKTGMVSQWASVPGFSNLPAPRRMELMPYSVAKYGASPLGNGTPRNAAATQVGADIKVGLTSNITLDAAVNPDFGQVEADPGVLNLSAFEQFFAERRPFFLEGVGIFRYDIDCNDGQCTGLFYSRRIGRSPQLRGNFGDAASPLQSRIIGAAKVTGRLGNGLSVGFIDAITQREQGTQLRTIEPQTNYAVLRLQQDLRGGNSGIGLMVTNTARQTDQWTQDILRGTAWSGGLDGRHRFGNNRWQVSGQMAGSHVTGTAKSIALTQRSNVHLYQRPDADHLTYDSTRTSLSGMMVQGALEKQGGGITRLHTSVWYMTPGFEINDLGFRTRSDEMGQSLWFALRPVTPVAMFRRAQANFNAWQFRNTSGLLLGNGGNVNGWGELKNFWNVNGGIGFNDLVPAYSDRDSRGGPEIFRPARLNSWFNLNGDGRKSVAPNIGGSVGRRLDGLGSSWNIHTGANVRFGTQFNGSINLNYTRNIDDQQWNGNFVDNGVTSYTFARLYQRTGSVTARINYTLTPTLSVESYVQPFVSTGYYTDWRALADGRSSDRDERFRPYTARGNPQGFRFGQLRTNNVVRWEYRPGSVLFFVWTQGRDASDANPDQFGVTQGYSRIFERRPDNVFLVKASYWLGR encoded by the coding sequence GGGAGCCAACGGAAGACGGTGATCCGTCGTTCCGCACCGAGGCGCGCATTGCCTATGACACGCGCAATCTCTACGTGCTCGTGCGCGCCTACGATCCGCATCCCGACAGCCTGCTGTCCGTGTTGCAGCGGCGCGACGGCATGGCGCTGTCCGATGATGTGATCATCGGCATTGACTCGTACAACGACAAGCGAACCGGCTACATGTTCCGTCTCACGCCGGCCGGTACCATGTCCGACGGCTACATGTTCAACGACGGCAACGAGGACTGGGGCTGGAACGCCGTGTGGGAAGGCGCGGCGCAGATCGACTCGCTCGGCTGGACCGCAGAGTACCGCATTCCACTCAGTCAGCTGCGCTACGTCCCGCAGGGCGACAACACGTTCGGTCTGCTGGTCATGCGGCGTATCGCCCGACGTGGGGAGCGCATTTCGTGGCCGCTCTTCCGTCGCTCCAAGACCGGCATGGTGAGTCAGTGGGCCTCGGTGCCTGGCTTCTCCAACCTGCCCGCGCCGCGCCGCATGGAACTCATGCCCTATAGCGTGGCCAAGTACGGCGCGAGCCCGTTGGGCAATGGCACGCCGCGCAATGCCGCGGCCACGCAGGTCGGCGCAGACATCAAGGTGGGGCTCACATCCAACATCACGCTCGACGCGGCGGTGAATCCCGACTTCGGTCAGGTGGAAGCCGACCCGGGTGTGCTCAACCTCTCGGCCTTCGAGCAGTTCTTCGCCGAGCGTCGCCCCTTCTTTCTGGAAGGTGTGGGCATCTTCCGCTACGACATCGACTGCAACGACGGCCAGTGCACGGGCCTCTTCTATTCACGACGCATCGGGCGCTCACCACAGCTGCGCGGAAACTTCGGTGACGCAGCGTCACCACTGCAGTCGCGCATCATTGGCGCCGCCAAGGTCACCGGTCGACTGGGCAACGGCCTGTCGGTGGGTTTCATCGATGCCATCACGCAGCGCGAACAGGGCACACAGCTCCGCACCATCGAGCCGCAGACCAACTATGCCGTGCTGCGTTTGCAGCAGGATTTGCGCGGTGGTAACAGCGGCATCGGGCTCATGGTCACCAACACCGCGCGCCAAACCGATCAGTGGACGCAGGACATTCTGCGCGGCACTGCGTGGAGCGGCGGTCTCGATGGCCGGCACCGCTTCGGCAACAACCGCTGGCAGGTGTCCGGACAGATGGCCGGCTCGCATGTGACCGGCACCGCCAAGTCCATCGCGCTCACACAGCGCTCGAACGTGCATCTCTATCAGCGCCCGGACGCTGACCATCTCACCTACGACAGCACACGCACCAGTCTCTCGGGCATGATGGTGCAGGGGGCGCTCGAGAAGCAGGGCGGCGGCATCACGCGGCTGCATACGAGTGTGTGGTACATGACGCCAGGTTTCGAGATCAACGACCTCGGCTTCCGCACGCGCAGTGACGAGATGGGCCAGTCGCTGTGGTTTGCCCTGCGTCCGGTTACGCCGGTAGCCATGTTCCGTCGCGCCCAGGCCAACTTCAATGCCTGGCAGTTCCGCAACACCTCGGGCCTCCTGTTGGGCAATGGCGGCAACGTGAACGGCTGGGGCGAACTCAAGAACTTCTGGAACGTCAACGGTGGCATCGGCTTCAATGACCTCGTGCCGGCCTATTCCGACCGTGACTCCCGCGGCGGGCCGGAAATCTTCCGCCCCGCGCGTCTCAACAGCTGGTTCAACCTCAACGGTGATGGGCGCAAGAGCGTGGCACCCAACATCGGCGGCAGCGTGGGACGCCGACTCGATGGGCTGGGCAGCAGCTGGAACATCCATACCGGCGCCAATGTGCGCTTCGGCACCCAGTTCAACGGCAGTATCAACCTGAACTACACGCGCAACATCGACGATCAACAGTGGAACGGCAACTTCGTCGACAACGGCGTCACGTCGTACACCTTTGCTCGCCTGTACCAGCGCACCGGCTCGGTCACGGCACGCATCAATTACACGCTCACGCCAACGCTGAGCGTCGAGAGCTACGTGCAACCCTTCGTGAGCACCGGCTACTACACCGACTGGCGGGCGTTGGCTGATGGTCGTTCGTCCGATCGCGACGAGCGCTTCCGGCCTTACACGGCGCGTGGCAACCCGCAGGGTTTCCGCTTCGGGCAGTTGCGCACCAACAACGTCGTGCGCTGGGAGTATCGTCCCGGCTCGGTGCTGTTCTTCGTCTGGACGCAGGGCCGGGACGCGAGCGATGCCAACCCCGATCAGTTCGGCGTCACCCAGGGTTACTCGCGCATCTTCGAACGCCGGCCCGACAACGTCTTCCTGGTCAAGGCCAGCTACTGGCTCGGTCGCTGA